A genome region from Bradyrhizobium commune includes the following:
- a CDS encoding acyltransferase family protein translates to MADVAVNATSESTVAPAASRLLFIDNIRWSMIILVLSMHAVDTYSPFGNWYYVDRQATGFGTALSFGIYQSFLQAFFMAVLFFIAGYFAAASFDRKGFAAFARDRLIRLGLPTLLYMLVIGPLTQYFLSKTWGKGGFGHQWLTHLQDGEWLSETGPMWFCAALLLFSLAYGLVRLSGWREWAVTPRGTAIVLFIIAMAVATFAVRLAVHADASVLNVHPGDFPQYVLMFTAGAFGYRGNWMAELAERSCSRWGLCALALSVPLFAALVLFGGGLSGDTTLYAGGFNLVSAGRCLWEALVCVGMGLVMLAIYRRYFDAQGPVAKWLSDNAFGVYLIHPPILIGFALLLHMLPMGAIAKAFSLTMLAAIGSFAASALILRKSPLRAII, encoded by the coding sequence ATGGCGGACGTTGCGGTGAATGCCACGTCGGAGAGCACCGTAGCGCCTGCGGCCTCGCGGCTCTTGTTCATCGACAACATCCGCTGGTCGATGATTATTCTCGTGCTCAGCATGCACGCGGTCGACACCTACAGTCCCTTCGGCAATTGGTACTATGTGGACCGGCAGGCGACGGGCTTCGGCACCGCGCTCTCCTTCGGCATCTACCAGAGCTTCCTTCAGGCCTTCTTCATGGCCGTGCTGTTCTTTATCGCCGGCTATTTCGCTGCCGCCTCGTTCGACCGGAAGGGATTTGCCGCCTTCGCCCGCGATCGGCTGATCCGGCTCGGACTGCCGACCTTGCTCTACATGCTCGTGATCGGCCCGCTGACGCAGTATTTCCTGTCAAAGACCTGGGGCAAAGGCGGCTTCGGCCATCAATGGCTGACCCATCTTCAGGACGGCGAGTGGCTCTCCGAGACCGGCCCGATGTGGTTCTGCGCGGCGCTGCTCCTGTTCTCGCTTGCCTATGGCTTGGTTCGCCTGTCAGGGTGGCGAGAATGGGCAGTCACGCCACGCGGGACTGCGATCGTGCTGTTCATTATTGCGATGGCCGTAGCGACATTTGCCGTTCGCCTCGCCGTGCATGCCGACGCCTCGGTGCTTAACGTCCATCCCGGCGACTTTCCGCAATATGTCCTGATGTTCACGGCGGGTGCGTTCGGCTATCGCGGCAATTGGATGGCGGAGCTTGCCGAGCGGTCCTGCAGCCGTTGGGGGCTGTGCGCGCTGGCGCTCTCGGTGCCGCTGTTCGCAGCGCTCGTGCTGTTCGGCGGCGGCTTGAGCGGCGATACCACGCTTTATGCCGGCGGCTTCAATCTCGTCAGCGCCGGAAGGTGCCTGTGGGAGGCGCTGGTCTGCGTCGGCATGGGGCTCGTGATGCTCGCAATCTATCGCCGCTATTTCGACGCGCAGGGGCCGGTCGCCAAATGGCTTTCCGACAACGCGTTCGGCGTCTATCTGATCCATCCGCCGATCCTGATCGGCTTTGCGCTGCTCCTGCACATGCTGCCGATGGGGGCGATCGCAAAGGCGTTCTCGCTGACCATGCTGGCGGCCATCGGCAGCTTCGCGGCGTCGGCCTTGATTCTGCGGAAATCACCGCTGCGCGCGATCATCTAG
- a CDS encoding FAD-linked oxidase C-terminal domain-containing protein, whose protein sequence is MAIMMPASDQAVLARRAEIIAALRAIVPGEGVIDSAAEMRAYESDGLTAYRQPPMVVVLPDTTEQVSLVLKYCAAQGIKVVPRGSGTSLSGGALPLEDGVLLGLGKFKRIREIDFDNRVVVTEPGVTNLAISQAVVHAGFYYAPDPSSQIACSIGGNVAENSGGVHCLKYGMTTNNVLGCEIVLMSGEILRIGGKGCENSGYDLMGVITGSEGLLGVITEITVRILQKPETARALMVGFAEVEAAGECVARIIGAGIIPGGMEMMDKPAIHAAEAFVHAGYPLDVDALLIIELDGPSVEVDELITRVETIANACGSTSCQISTSEAERNLFWAGRKAAFPAVGRISPDYLCMDGTIPRGALPKALARIRELGEKYQLGCANVFHAGDGNLHPLILYDANKPGEIERAEAFGADILRACVEFGGVLTGEHGVGIEKRDLMGDMFSEIDLNQQQRLKCAFDAQGLLNPGKVFPTLHRCAELGRMHVHAGKVAFPDIPRF, encoded by the coding sequence ATGGCCATCATGATGCCTGCGAGCGACCAGGCCGTGCTCGCGCGCCGCGCCGAGATCATTGCAGCCTTGCGCGCCATCGTGCCAGGTGAGGGTGTGATCGACAGCGCGGCCGAGATGCGGGCCTATGAGTCCGACGGGCTGACCGCCTATCGCCAGCCGCCGATGGTCGTGGTGCTGCCCGATACGACCGAGCAGGTTTCGCTGGTTCTGAAGTATTGTGCCGCCCAGGGTATCAAGGTGGTGCCGCGCGGCTCCGGTACCTCGCTGTCCGGCGGCGCGCTGCCGCTGGAAGACGGCGTGCTGTTGGGGCTCGGCAAGTTCAAGCGCATCCGCGAGATCGATTTCGACAACCGCGTCGTCGTTACCGAGCCCGGCGTTACCAATCTCGCGATCAGCCAGGCGGTCGTCCATGCCGGCTTCTATTACGCACCCGATCCGTCCTCGCAGATCGCCTGCTCGATCGGCGGCAATGTCGCGGAAAATTCCGGCGGCGTGCACTGCCTGAAATACGGCATGACCACCAACAACGTGCTCGGTTGCGAGATCGTCCTGATGAGCGGCGAGATCCTGCGCATCGGCGGCAAGGGGTGCGAAAATTCCGGCTACGATCTGATGGGCGTCATCACCGGCTCCGAGGGCCTGCTCGGCGTCATCACCGAGATTACGGTGCGCATCCTGCAAAAGCCGGAGACGGCGCGCGCGCTGATGGTCGGCTTCGCCGAAGTCGAGGCGGCCGGCGAATGCGTCGCGCGCATCATCGGCGCCGGCATCATCCCCGGCGGCATGGAGATGATGGACAAGCCGGCGATCCACGCCGCCGAGGCCTTCGTCCATGCCGGCTATCCCCTCGATGTCGATGCGCTGCTCATCATCGAGCTCGACGGCCCGTCCGTCGAGGTCGATGAGCTGATCACGCGTGTCGAGACGATTGCAAATGCCTGCGGCTCGACCAGCTGCCAGATCTCGACCTCGGAGGCCGAGCGCAATCTGTTCTGGGCCGGCCGCAAGGCTGCGTTTCCCGCCGTCGGCCGCATCTCGCCCGACTATCTCTGCATGGACGGGACCATCCCGCGCGGCGCGCTGCCGAAGGCCCTGGCGCGCATCCGTGAGCTCGGTGAAAAATACCAGCTCGGCTGCGCCAACGTGTTCCATGCCGGCGACGGCAATCTGCACCCGCTGATCCTCTACGATGCCAACAAGCCCGGCGAGATCGAGCGCGCCGAAGCCTTCGGCGCCGACATCCTGCGCGCCTGCGTCGAGTTCGGCGGCGTGCTCACCGGCGAGCACGGCGTCGGCATCGAGAAGCGCGACCTGATGGGCGACATGTTCAGCGAGATCGACCTCAACCAGCAGCAGCGGTTGAAATGCGCCTTCGATGCGCAAGGCCTGCTCAATCCCGGAAAAGTGTTTCCGACCCTGCATCGCTGCGCCGAGCTCGGCCGCATGCATGTGCATGCCGGCAAGGTCGCATTCCCGGACATCCCGCGGTTCTGA
- the cycA gene encoding cytochrome c-550 CycA translates to MKKLTFGALMILTVTATASSAMAQDVAAGKSSFNKCLACHAIGEGAKNKVGPELNGIDGRKSGTAPDYNYSDANKNSGITWGEAVFKEYIKDPKAKIPGTKMAFAGVKNETEINNLWAYVSQFDKDGKTKQ, encoded by the coding sequence ATGAAAAAACTGACTTTTGGCGCGCTGATGATCCTCACCGTCACTGCCACGGCCTCCAGCGCGATGGCGCAGGATGTCGCGGCCGGCAAATCGTCGTTCAACAAGTGCCTGGCCTGCCACGCGATCGGCGAAGGCGCCAAGAACAAGGTCGGCCCCGAGCTCAACGGCATCGACGGCCGCAAGTCCGGCACCGCGCCCGACTATAATTATTCCGATGCGAACAAGAATTCCGGCATCACCTGGGGCGAGGCGGTGTTCAAGGAGTACATCAAGGACCCCAAGGCCAAGATTCCCGGCACCAAGATGGCGTTCGCCGGCGTCAAGAACGAGACCGAGATCAACAATCTCTGGGCCTATGTCTCGCAGTTCGACAAGGACGGGAAAACCAAGCAGTAA
- a CDS encoding alpha/beta fold hydrolase, with amino-acid sequence MIVMSAVTALVVLALVTQAGIVAVQRAFPPQGRMIEVGGATLHIVDIGPREAGLPIVMLHGASSNLEVMRHPLGDLLAKQRRVILIDRPGHGWSTRARRGDSTPEIQARMIDEALTKLGIDRAVFVVHSWSGALGARLALDHPRRVAGLVMLAPVTHPWRGGVGRYNEIIATPVIGPLLAYTITLPLGYFVTDSGARNVFLPQTMPDGFVTESATPLLLRPREFIANAYDLVTLKASVAAQVARYGEIKVPVTIIAGQPDKTVKTDIHARPFAAMVPNAKLIVLPDLGHMVQNAVPELVKAEVETMIDGIVPAQAAAD; translated from the coding sequence ATGATCGTGATGTCAGCCGTGACGGCGCTGGTCGTGTTGGCGCTGGTCACGCAGGCCGGCATCGTCGCCGTGCAGCGGGCTTTTCCTCCCCAGGGGCGGATGATCGAGGTCGGCGGTGCAACGCTTCACATCGTCGATATCGGCCCGCGCGAGGCGGGCCTGCCGATCGTGATGCTGCACGGCGCAAGCTCCAATCTCGAAGTGATGCGGCACCCGCTCGGCGATCTCCTCGCGAAGCAGCGTCGCGTCATCCTGATCGATCGTCCCGGCCACGGCTGGAGCACGCGCGCCAGACGAGGGGATTCGACGCCCGAGATCCAGGCGCGGATGATCGACGAGGCGCTGACGAAGCTCGGGATCGATCGCGCCGTCTTTGTCGTGCATTCCTGGAGCGGTGCACTCGGCGCGCGGCTGGCGCTCGATCACCCGCGCCGCGTCGCCGGCCTCGTGATGCTGGCGCCCGTCACCCATCCCTGGCGCGGCGGCGTCGGCCGTTACAACGAGATCATTGCAACGCCGGTGATCGGCCCGCTGCTTGCCTACACCATCACGCTGCCGCTGGGCTATTTCGTCACCGACTCCGGTGCGCGCAACGTCTTCCTGCCGCAGACGATGCCGGACGGTTTCGTGACGGAGTCCGCGACGCCGCTGTTGCTGCGCCCGCGCGAGTTCATCGCCAATGCCTACGACCTGGTGACGTTGAAGGCGTCGGTCGCTGCGCAAGTCGCCCGCTACGGCGAGATCAAGGTGCCGGTGACGATCATCGCCGGCCAGCCCGACAAGACCGTGAAGACCGATATCCACGCGCGCCCGTTCGCAGCGATGGTCCCAAATGCCAAGCTGATCGTGCTACCCGATCTCGGCCACATGGTGCAGAACGCCGTGCCGGAGCTCGTAAAGGCGGAAGTCGAGACGATGATCGACGGAATCGTTCCGGCGCAGGCGGCCGCCGATTAG
- a CDS encoding tetratricopeptide repeat protein: MAVRFLFARTLCLALALGALGLAPALAQDDPAPSAKQQKKLPEAPAKLPKIDRTKNLDFLFGALKAAPDDVSAKHVEARIWAIWLQTPSDTAALLMARAKAAVDAQKIDVAIKLLDSVIKLRPDYIEAWNRRATLYYMQNDYARSLADIREVLIREPRHFGALAGLGMIMQEVGDEKRALEAYRKALAVNPHLEKIPEQVKSLTEKVEGRDI; this comes from the coding sequence ATGGCAGTGAGATTCCTTTTCGCGCGCACCTTGTGTCTGGCCCTCGCTCTGGGCGCCTTGGGCCTCGCGCCGGCTCTGGCGCAGGACGATCCGGCCCCGTCGGCGAAGCAGCAGAAGAAGCTGCCGGAGGCGCCGGCCAAGCTGCCCAAGATCGATCGCACCAAGAATCTGGATTTCCTGTTCGGCGCGCTGAAGGCCGCGCCTGACGATGTCAGCGCCAAGCATGTCGAGGCGCGGATCTGGGCGATCTGGCTCCAGACCCCGAGCGACACCGCAGCGCTGTTGATGGCGCGGGCCAAGGCCGCAGTTGACGCGCAGAAGATCGACGTCGCGATCAAGCTCCTGGATTCCGTCATCAAGCTCCGGCCCGACTACATCGAGGCCTGGAACCGGCGTGCCACGCTCTATTACATGCAGAACGACTATGCCCGCTCGCTCGCCGACATCCGCGAGGTGTTGATCCGGGAGCCCCGTCATTTCGGCGCGCTGGCAGGGCTCGGCATGATCATGCAGGAGGTCGGCGACGAGAAGCGGGCGCTGGAGGCCTATCGCAAGGCGCTGGCCGTCAATCCGCATCTCGAGAAGATTCCCGAACAGGTCAAGTCGCTGACCGAGAAGGTCGAAGGCCGCGACATCTAG
- the ykgO gene encoding type B 50S ribosomal protein L36, giving the protein MKVRNSLKSLRGRHRANRLVRRKGRVYVINKVQRRFKARQG; this is encoded by the coding sequence ATGAAGGTCCGTAACTCGCTGAAATCGCTGCGCGGTCGTCACCGCGCCAACCGCTTGGTCCGCCGCAAGGGCCGGGTTTATGTGATCAACAAGGTGCAGCGCCGCTTCAAGGCTCGCCAGGGCTGA
- a CDS encoding MaoC family dehydratase, with protein sequence MTVTFESLNAGDTIEGPGFAVSRDSIRLFCDASLDYNPLHLDDDYMKGSFGKTQFGGVIMHGMNNFGLISRMITDWAYPAGAIHRRLETRWLKPVRPGDTIRPSGIIKAKQVTAKSRWVVIDVVVRNQNEEGVATGEAMVEFPL encoded by the coding sequence ATGACCGTGACGTTTGAAAGCCTCAACGCCGGCGATACCATCGAAGGGCCAGGTTTCGCCGTGTCCCGCGACTCCATCCGCCTGTTCTGCGATGCCTCGCTCGACTACAACCCGCTGCATCTCGACGACGACTACATGAAGGGCAGTTTCGGCAAGACCCAGTTCGGCGGCGTGATCATGCACGGCATGAACAATTTCGGCCTGATCTCCCGCATGATCACCGACTGGGCCTATCCGGCCGGTGCCATCCACCGCCGGCTCGAGACAAGATGGCTGAAGCCGGTCCGGCCCGGCGACACCATCCGGCCCTCCGGCATCATCAAGGCGAAGCAGGTCACCGCCAAATCGCGCTGGGTCGTGATCGACGTCGTGGTCCGGAACCAGAACGAGGAGGGGGTCGCGACCGGCGAGGCCATGGTCGAATTTCCATTGTGA
- a CDS encoding MaoC family dehydratase produces MAEAQAFETDFWKDAQSRKGWDEIVPGEPRRTIPYTLTHEAIALYCRSVGETHPLYFDEAYAKTTRYGGLIAPPSIHIMLMFACTPADDWMRSPGTVNAGQSWSYNVPARPGDVIRLEARALDKFIKRERLFVVHDNVFFNQAGEVICSGRGWTIRPI; encoded by the coding sequence ATGGCTGAGGCGCAAGCCTTTGAGACCGATTTTTGGAAGGACGCGCAGTCGCGCAAGGGATGGGACGAGATCGTCCCGGGTGAGCCGCGCAGGACCATCCCCTATACGCTCACCCACGAGGCGATCGCGCTCTATTGCAGGTCGGTCGGCGAAACCCATCCGCTCTATTTCGACGAGGCCTACGCGAAGACGACCCGCTACGGCGGGCTGATTGCGCCACCCTCGATCCATATCATGCTGATGTTCGCCTGCACGCCTGCGGACGATTGGATGCGTTCGCCGGGCACGGTCAATGCCGGGCAGTCCTGGAGCTACAATGTTCCGGCGCGCCCCGGCGATGTCATCCGGCTCGAGGCCCGCGCGCTCGACAAGTTCATCAAGCGCGAGCGACTGTTCGTCGTTCACGACAATGTCTTCTTCAATCAGGCGGGCGAGGTGATCTGCTCCGGCCGCGGCTGGACCATCAGGCCGATATGA
- a CDS encoding amidohydrolase family protein yields the protein MPKLKLPNIDDVVAIDIHTHAEEPCGCHADDGYDDFQAQMAEYFKSPNKHPPTVPETAAYYRSKNIAAVIFPVDAERETGFRRYNNYEMIEAASDHLDVLIPFVSIDPHKGKLGAREARKLIEDYGVRGFKFHPTMQGFYANDRMAYPLYEEINNGGAIALFHTGQTGVGSGMPGGMGMRLKYSNPMYMDDVAADFPDLKIILAHPSFPWQEEALSVATHKPNVYIDLSGWSPKYFPPILVRYINSILQDKMLFGSDWPVITPDRWLSDFAKIEIRDEIRPKVLKANARKLLGI from the coding sequence ATGCCGAAGCTGAAGCTGCCGAATATCGACGACGTCGTCGCCATCGACATCCACACCCATGCCGAGGAGCCCTGCGGCTGCCATGCCGACGACGGCTATGACGACTTCCAGGCGCAGATGGCGGAGTATTTCAAGTCGCCCAACAAGCATCCGCCGACCGTGCCGGAGACCGCGGCCTATTACCGCTCCAAGAACATCGCCGCCGTGATCTTCCCGGTCGACGCCGAACGCGAGACCGGCTTCCGCCGCTACAACAATTACGAGATGATCGAGGCCGCCTCCGACCATCTCGACGTCCTCATCCCCTTCGTCTCGATCGACCCGCACAAGGGCAAGCTCGGCGCACGCGAGGCGCGCAAGCTGATCGAGGACTACGGCGTGCGCGGCTTCAAATTCCATCCGACCATGCAGGGTTTTTACGCCAACGACCGCATGGCCTATCCGCTCTACGAAGAGATCAACAATGGCGGCGCGATCGCGCTGTTCCACACCGGCCAGACCGGCGTCGGCTCCGGCATGCCCGGCGGCATGGGCATGCGGCTGAAATATTCCAACCCGATGTACATGGACGACGTCGCGGCCGATTTCCCCGACCTCAAGATCATCCTCGCCCACCCTTCCTTCCCCTGGCAGGAAGAGGCGCTGTCGGTCGCGACCCACAAGCCGAACGTCTATATCGACCTCTCGGGCTGGTCGCCAAAATACTTCCCGCCGATCCTGGTGCGCTACATCAACTCGATCTTGCAGGACAAGATGCTGTTCGGCTCGGACTGGCCGGTGATCACGCCGGACCGCTGGCTGTCGGACTTCGCCAAGATCGAGATCCGCGACGAGATCCGGCCGAAGGTGCTGAAGGCGAACGCAAGGAAGCTGCTGGGGATCTAA
- a CDS encoding glutathione S-transferase family protein, with the protein MSEFVVHATPGSPYARAAMAALEEKGADWRLVALQPGTSRQPEHLSRHPFGRMPVLDHGAFSVYETQAVLRYLDRVLPQPALTPADPRAAARMDQVMNIVDWYLFQGCGNIITFQRVIRPLLFGQPTDEDAVLEAMPRAHVVFTELARLLGEADWFGGDNISLADLMVAPHFDFFAQTPEWHELTAKHSKLVNWLARAENRPSFRATTWAKVKDMAAGLATAKSQI; encoded by the coding sequence ATGTCGGAGTTTGTCGTTCACGCCACGCCGGGCAGTCCGTATGCCCGCGCTGCCATGGCTGCGCTTGAAGAGAAAGGCGCCGATTGGCGGCTTGTCGCGCTCCAGCCCGGGACATCACGGCAGCCGGAGCATCTCTCGCGCCATCCGTTCGGCCGCATGCCCGTGCTCGATCATGGCGCGTTCTCGGTCTACGAAACCCAGGCCGTGCTGCGCTATCTCGACCGTGTTCTGCCGCAGCCCGCGCTGACACCGGCCGATCCCAGAGCGGCGGCGCGGATGGACCAGGTGATGAACATCGTCGACTGGTATCTCTTCCAGGGCTGCGGCAACATCATCACGTTCCAGCGCGTCATTCGGCCGTTGCTATTCGGGCAGCCGACCGACGAGGACGCGGTGCTTGAGGCGATGCCGCGCGCGCATGTTGTATTCACCGAGCTGGCGCGCCTGCTTGGCGAGGCGGATTGGTTCGGCGGAGACAACATCAGTCTGGCTGATCTGATGGTCGCGCCGCACTTCGATTTCTTCGCGCAAACGCCGGAATGGCACGAACTGACGGCGAAGCACTCCAAGCTGGTCAATTGGCTCGCACGCGCGGAAAACCGTCCATCGTTCAGGGCGACAACTTGGGCAAAGGTCAAGGACATGGCCGCCGGTTTGGCAACGGCCAAATCCCAGATTTAG
- a CDS encoding LysR family transcriptional regulator encodes MKDIFALKLFTRVARLGSFSAAARECNLSQSQASRIVADLEESLGARLLSRTTRAVVPTEAGSEFLAKMEPILDALDEAEQSVREGGELRGTLRLGMPSSMAIREVIPRLTPFAAKYPKLNIQVLLDDKRQDLVREAVDVAIRIGRLTDSSATARLIARITRVIVAAPSYLAQAGMPEVPADLSRHRIIGGPATLVPTAWQFERDGKTETLELSPHLSTNDNEATVAAATAGMGITSTQQWACRRELQSGALVRLMPDWKTRDIPVHAYFPAGRATRAAARALIDFLAGEFRREEEQATKAAKTD; translated from the coding sequence ATGAAAGACATTTTCGCTCTCAAGCTGTTTACGCGCGTGGCGCGGCTGGGCAGCTTTTCGGCGGCGGCACGGGAGTGCAACCTGTCGCAATCCCAGGCCTCGCGCATCGTTGCCGATCTCGAAGAATCGCTCGGCGCGCGCTTGTTGTCGCGCACCACCCGCGCGGTGGTGCCGACCGAGGCGGGAAGCGAATTCCTGGCCAAGATGGAGCCGATTCTGGACGCGCTCGACGAGGCCGAGCAAAGCGTGCGCGAAGGCGGCGAGCTGCGTGGCACCTTGCGGCTCGGCATGCCCTCCAGCATGGCCATCCGCGAAGTCATTCCACGGCTCACCCCCTTCGCCGCAAAATATCCCAAGCTGAACATTCAGGTCCTGCTCGATGACAAGCGGCAGGATTTGGTGCGCGAAGCCGTCGACGTCGCCATTCGCATTGGCCGCCTCACCGACTCCAGCGCGACCGCCAGGCTCATTGCCAGGATCACGCGCGTGATCGTCGCTGCGCCCTCCTATCTCGCGCAAGCGGGCATGCCGGAGGTGCCCGCAGACCTTTCGCGCCACCGCATCATCGGCGGGCCCGCGACGCTGGTGCCGACCGCTTGGCAGTTCGAGCGGGACGGCAAGACAGAAACGCTGGAGCTGTCGCCGCACCTCTCCACCAATGACAATGAAGCCACCGTTGCGGCCGCCACCGCCGGCATGGGCATCACCTCCACGCAGCAATGGGCTTGCCGCCGCGAATTGCAAAGCGGTGCATTGGTCAGGCTGATGCCGGATTGGAAAACGCGGGACATTCCCGTGCACGCCTATTTTCCAGCTGGCCGCGCCACCCGCGCAGCAGCGCGTGCCCTGATCGATTTCCTCGCCGGCGAGTTTCGCCGGGAGGAGGAGCAAGCGACAAAAGCGGCAAAGACGGACTGA
- a CDS encoding alpha/beta fold hydrolase has product MTKLIRNLLAATTALTTLIGFAPAQAAPPGATKNIVLVHGAFVDGSGWKAIAEILRKRGYNVSIVQPPETSLEDDVAATNRVLDGLDGPAVLVGHSYGGVIITVAGNHPQVKNLVYVAALQPDAGESAGQLLGSKPAATNYIVPSKDGFLTIQREHFQDAFAADLPKAEADFIGASQVATSGKALSTPVTSPAWKVKPSFAIVATQDRAINPDLERSMYTRSHAVTTEIAASHAVYISQPAAVAKVIEQAAAAAVTH; this is encoded by the coding sequence ATGACCAAGCTCATCCGTAACCTGCTCGCCGCCACCACCGCTCTCACCACTCTTATCGGCTTCGCCCCGGCCCAGGCCGCTCCCCCCGGTGCGACCAAGAACATCGTGCTGGTGCACGGTGCCTTCGTCGACGGCTCAGGCTGGAAAGCGATCGCCGAGATCCTGCGCAAGCGCGGCTACAATGTCAGCATCGTGCAACCGCCTGAAACCTCGCTCGAGGACGACGTCGCCGCGACCAACCGTGTGCTCGACGGACTGGATGGTCCAGCGGTGCTGGTCGGCCACAGCTATGGCGGCGTCATCATCACAGTGGCCGGCAATCATCCGCAGGTGAAGAACCTGGTCTACGTCGCGGCGTTGCAGCCCGACGCTGGCGAAAGCGCTGGCCAATTGCTCGGGAGCAAGCCGGCTGCCACCAACTACATCGTGCCTTCCAAGGACGGCTTCCTGACCATTCAGCGCGAACACTTCCAGGATGCTTTCGCGGCAGACCTTCCGAAAGCCGAGGCCGACTTCATCGGTGCCTCGCAGGTGGCGACGTCGGGCAAGGCACTCTCCACGCCTGTCACCTCGCCGGCGTGGAAGGTGAAGCCGAGCTTTGCGATCGTTGCGACGCAGGACCGGGCCATCAACCCGGACCTCGAACGCTCGATGTATACGCGATCGCATGCGGTGACGACCGAGATCGCCGCAAGCCACGCCGTCTACATCTCGCAGCCGGCTGCGGTCGCCAAGGTGATCGAACAGGCTGCGGCCGCCGCCGTCACGCACTGA
- a CDS encoding alkene reductase produces MSKLYSPVQIGAIRLDHRIVQAPLTRLRSDQPGDVPGAMMVKYYAQRASKGGLQIAEATPVSVQGRGYLGAPGIYSDAQVAGWRKVVDAVHAKGGVIVLQLWHVGRQSHVSMTGGVAPLAPSAVPVEDLVFTRDGWIKASPNRALEVAEIKEIVEQFRQGAIRAKAAGFDGVEIHGANGYLIDQFLQDGSNKRTDSYGGSIENRTRFLLEVTEAVTSVWSGDRVGVRLGPSGTFGSMSDSNPDGLFGYAAQQLNRFGLAYLHLIEPRIDGSKLRADGLPPVAAHQLRRVFKGPIIAAGGFERDSAEAIVDTGDADLVAFGRHFAANPDLVQRLRRNLPLNPHDRDTFYGGGERGYTDYQFLAETAVIA; encoded by the coding sequence ATGTCCAAACTCTACAGCCCCGTCCAGATCGGTGCGATCCGTCTGGACCATCGTATCGTCCAGGCCCCGCTAACCCGGCTTCGTTCCGACCAACCCGGCGACGTCCCGGGCGCCATGATGGTGAAGTACTACGCGCAGCGCGCCTCGAAAGGTGGCCTGCAGATCGCCGAAGCCACGCCCGTCTCGGTGCAGGGCCGCGGCTATCTCGGCGCGCCCGGAATCTACAGCGACGCGCAGGTCGCGGGCTGGCGCAAGGTTGTCGACGCCGTTCACGCCAAAGGCGGCGTGATCGTCCTGCAGCTCTGGCACGTCGGCCGGCAGAGCCATGTGTCGATGACCGGCGGCGTTGCGCCGCTCGCGCCGTCGGCCGTTCCGGTCGAAGACCTCGTCTTCACCAGGGATGGTTGGATCAAGGCCTCACCGAACCGCGCGCTCGAGGTCGCCGAGATCAAGGAGATCGTCGAGCAATTCCGCCAGGGTGCGATCCGCGCCAAGGCAGCCGGCTTCGACGGCGTCGAGATTCACGGCGCCAACGGCTATCTGATCGATCAGTTCTTGCAGGACGGTTCGAACAAGCGGACCGACAGCTACGGCGGGTCGATCGAGAACCGCACGCGTTTCCTGCTCGAGGTCACCGAGGCCGTCACCTCGGTCTGGAGTGGCGATCGCGTTGGCGTTCGGTTGGGTCCGAGCGGCACCTTCGGATCGATGTCCGACAGCAATCCGGATGGGCTGTTTGGCTACGCGGCTCAGCAACTCAATCGCTTCGGCCTCGCCTATCTGCACCTGATCGAACCGCGGATCGACGGATCCAAACTTCGCGCGGACGGATTGCCGCCCGTTGCCGCCCATCAGCTCCGCCGCGTCTTCAAGGGCCCGATCATTGCCGCCGGCGGTTTCGAGCGCGACAGCGCTGAGGCGATCGTTGATACCGGCGATGCCGACCTCGTCGCCTTTGGCCGGCATTTTGCCGCGAACCCGGACCTGGTGCAGCGCCTGCGCCGCAATCTGCCGCTCAACCCGCATGATCGCGACACCTTCTACGGGGGCGGCGAGCGGGGGTATACTGACTATCAGTTCCTCGCAGAGACTGCAGTCATTGCATGA